In a genomic window of Pseudomonas mohnii:
- a CDS encoding DUF1353 domain-containing protein yields the protein MSRFVTTLKTDQTDRRTYKLLDDLVLADEDQRTIIVPAGFITDFASIQVLHNVFLFVLFAMVAGYGNYAATVHDWLYFGGQVSRKEADAILYRALRAEGVARWRAWLFWAGVRIGGAKHYTKTPTRSGFSSSGDQ from the coding sequence ATGAGCCGATTTGTCACCACACTGAAAACCGACCAGACCGACCGCCGCACCTACAAGCTGCTCGATGACCTGGTGCTGGCCGATGAGGATCAACGCACGATCATCGTGCCGGCCGGCTTCATCACCGACTTCGCCAGCATCCAGGTGCTGCACAACGTCTTTCTGTTTGTGCTGTTCGCCATGGTGGCTGGTTACGGGAACTACGCCGCGACCGTGCACGACTGGCTTTATTTTGGCGGCCAGGTCAGCCGCAAGGAAGCGGACGCCATTCTGTACCGGGCATTGCGCGCGGAAGGCGTCGCCCGATGGCGAGCCTGGCTGTTCTGGGCTGGTGTCCGAATAGGCGGCGCCAAGCACTACACCAAGACCCCGACCCGTTCGGGGTTTTCTTCGTCTGGAGATCAGTAA
- the pap gene encoding polyphosphate:AMP phosphotransferase yields the protein MFESAEIDHVIDKETYDTEVPALREALLEAQFELQQQKRFPVIILINGVEGAGKGETVKLLNEWMDPRLIEVRTFDQQTDEELARPPAWRYWRMLPAKGRMGVFFGNWYSQMLQGRVHGAFKNARLDQGINGAERLEKMLCDEGALIFKFWFHLSKKQMKDRLKALADDPLHSWRISPLDWQQSQTYDKFVKYGERVLRRTSRDYAPWHVIAGMDPRYRSLAVGRILLEGLQGALNRPTIHPDKVSAAPLPVSVDHVNLLDSLDLTLHLDKEEYEEQLITEQARFSGLMRDKRMRRHALVAVFEGNDAAGKGGAIRRVAAALDPRQYNIVPIAAPTEEERAQPYLWRFWRHLPARGKFTVFDRSWYGRVLVERVEGFCSPADWLRAYSEINDFEEQIADAGVIVVKFWLAIDKQTQMERFQARENIPFKRFKITEDDWRNRDKWDDYRGAVGDMVDRTSTEISPWTLVEANDKRWARVKVLRTINLALEQAFEKSDKHERKAQKSKK from the coding sequence ATGTTCGAATCTGCTGAAATCGATCACGTGATCGACAAAGAAACCTATGACACCGAAGTGCCGGCCCTGCGTGAAGCCTTGCTCGAAGCGCAATTCGAGTTGCAGCAGCAAAAGCGTTTTCCGGTGATCATTTTAATCAACGGTGTTGAAGGCGCCGGCAAGGGCGAGACGGTCAAACTACTCAACGAATGGATGGACCCGCGCCTGATCGAGGTTCGCACCTTCGATCAGCAAACCGACGAAGAACTGGCGCGACCACCGGCCTGGCGCTACTGGCGGATGCTCCCGGCCAAGGGGCGCATGGGGGTCTTCTTTGGCAACTGGTACAGCCAGATGCTGCAGGGGCGGGTGCATGGCGCGTTCAAGAACGCTCGACTGGATCAAGGCATCAATGGTGCCGAGCGCCTGGAAAAGATGCTGTGCGATGAAGGCGCCTTGATCTTCAAGTTCTGGTTTCACCTCTCCAAGAAGCAAATGAAGGATCGTCTCAAGGCCTTGGCCGATGACCCGCTGCACAGCTGGCGCATCAGTCCACTGGACTGGCAGCAATCGCAGACTTACGACAAGTTTGTGAAATATGGCGAGCGCGTTCTGCGTCGCACCAGCCGTGATTACGCGCCGTGGCATGTGATCGCCGGGATGGATCCGCGCTATCGCAGCCTGGCGGTGGGCAGGATTTTGCTCGAAGGCCTGCAAGGCGCCCTGAACCGGCCGACGATTCACCCCGACAAAGTCAGCGCCGCGCCATTGCCCGTCAGCGTCGATCATGTGAACTTGCTCGATAGTCTTGACCTGACGTTGCACCTGGACAAAGAGGAATATGAAGAGCAACTGATCACCGAGCAGGCACGGTTTTCCGGGTTGATGCGTGACAAGCGCATGCGACGCCACGCACTGGTAGCGGTGTTCGAAGGCAATGACGCGGCGGGCAAGGGCGGGGCGATCCGCCGGGTCGCCGCGGCGCTCGATCCGCGCCAGTACAACATTGTGCCGATTGCCGCGCCGACCGAAGAAGAGCGGGCGCAGCCGTATCTCTGGCGTTTCTGGCGGCATCTTCCAGCCCGAGGTAAATTCACCGTGTTCGACCGTTCCTGGTATGGCCGGGTGTTGGTGGAGCGCGTTGAAGGCTTCTGTAGCCCGGCCGACTGGTTGCGCGCCTACAGCGAAATCAACGATTTCGAAGAGCAGATCGCCGATGCCGGCGTGATCGTGGTCAAGTTCTGGTTGGCCATCGATAAGCAAACACAAATGGAGCGTTTCCAGGCGCGCGAGAATATTCCCTTCAAGCGCTTCAAGATCACCGAGGATGACTGGCGCAATCGCGATAAATGGGATGACTACCGCGGCGCCGTCGGCGACATGGTCGACCGCACCAGTACCGAGATTTCGCCCTGGACCCTGGTGGAAGCCAATGACAAGCGCTGGGCGCGAGTGAAGGTCTTGCGCACCATCAACCTGGCACTGGAGCAAGCATTCGAAAAGTCCGACAAACATGAACGCAAGGCACAGAAAAGCAAGAAATGA
- the mnmC gene encoding bifunctional tRNA (5-methylaminomethyl-2-thiouridine)(34)-methyltransferase MnmD/FAD-dependent 5-carboxymethylaminomethyl-2-thiouridine(34) oxidoreductase MnmC, with amino-acid sequence MKPVMPHAQLDWDDQGRPYSRVFDDVYFSDKSGLDETRYVFIEQNRLAERFAALPQGGRLVIGETGFGTGLNFLCAWQVFEQHAATDARLHFVSVEKYPLSPADLQRALALWPELKPLADQLLGQYVAIHQGFQRLTLANGRVTLTLLIGDALEQLPQLDARIDAWFLDGFAPAKNPDMWTAELFAELARLAAPGSTISTFTSTGWVRRLLNAAGFKMKRTPGIGHKWEILRGEFLGWPHEVAIPAPDKPWFARPVVLTGERRALVIGAGLAGCASAASLAARGWQVSVLERHKDVAQEASGNPQGVLYLKLSAHGTTLSQMIVSGFGYTRRQLEHLQRSTDWDDCGVLQLAFNAKEAERQLQLAEAFPADLLHLLDQPQAQALAGIGLAQGGLYYPEGGWVHPPALCQWQMAHPQIQLLAHHDALELRRVDGEWQAWDGEQLLACAPVVVLAGAAEIQRFPQTAGLPLKRIRGQITRLPQTPQSHALNTVVCAEGYVAPARLGEHTLGASFDFKSDDLTPTTAEHLGNLTMLEEISHDLVTRLQIDKLDPESLQGRAAFRCTSPDYLPIVGPLADSDAFTQAYAALSKDARQVPDVECPWLDGLYINSGHGSRGLITAPLSGELLAAWLDDEPLPLPRSVAEACHPNRFALRRLIRRTNA; translated from the coding sequence ATGAAACCTGTAATGCCCCACGCCCAACTCGACTGGGACGACCAAGGTCGCCCGTATTCGCGAGTGTTCGACGATGTGTATTTCTCCGACAAGTCGGGGCTGGACGAAACCCGCTATGTGTTCATCGAACAGAACCGCCTGGCGGAACGCTTCGCCGCGTTGCCCCAGGGCGGTCGCCTGGTGATTGGCGAGACCGGTTTCGGCACCGGGCTGAATTTTTTGTGTGCCTGGCAGGTGTTCGAGCAACACGCGGCGACTGATGCCCGATTGCACTTTGTCAGTGTCGAAAAATACCCCTTGAGCCCGGCCGATCTGCAACGGGCCCTGGCACTGTGGCCAGAGCTCAAGCCCCTTGCCGATCAATTGCTGGGGCAATACGTTGCGATCCATCAAGGGTTCCAGCGCCTGACACTGGCCAATGGCCGGGTGACCCTGACGCTGCTCATCGGCGATGCACTGGAGCAATTGCCGCAACTGGACGCCCGGATCGACGCCTGGTTTCTCGATGGCTTTGCTCCGGCGAAAAACCCCGACATGTGGACCGCTGAACTGTTCGCCGAACTGGCACGCCTGGCCGCCCCGGGCTCGACCATCAGCACCTTCACCAGCACCGGTTGGGTCCGCCGCCTGCTCAATGCCGCCGGCTTTAAAATGAAACGCACACCCGGCATCGGCCACAAGTGGGAAATCCTGCGCGGCGAGTTCCTTGGCTGGCCCCATGAAGTTGCCATTCCGGCGCCGGATAAGCCCTGGTTTGCCCGACCGGTAGTGCTGACCGGTGAACGCCGCGCCCTGGTGATCGGTGCCGGGCTGGCCGGTTGCGCCAGTGCCGCCAGTCTCGCTGCACGGGGCTGGCAGGTGAGCGTGCTGGAGCGACACAAGGATGTCGCACAGGAGGCTTCGGGCAACCCGCAAGGCGTGCTTTACCTCAAGCTATCGGCCCATGGCACGACGCTGTCGCAAATGATCGTCAGTGGTTTCGGCTACACCCGGCGCCAGCTCGAACACTTGCAGAGAAGCACCGACTGGGACGATTGCGGCGTGCTGCAACTGGCGTTCAACGCCAAGGAAGCCGAACGTCAGTTGCAACTGGCCGAGGCCTTTCCCGCGGACCTGCTGCACCTGCTGGATCAGCCCCAGGCCCAAGCCCTGGCCGGTATCGGTCTGGCGCAGGGCGGCCTTTACTACCCGGAAGGTGGCTGGGTCCATCCGCCGGCGCTGTGCCAATGGCAGATGGCGCATCCGCAGATTCAATTGCTCGCGCATCACGATGCCCTGGAATTGCGCAGGGTCGATGGCGAGTGGCAGGCCTGGGACGGCGAACAGTTGCTTGCCTGTGCACCGGTGGTGGTGCTGGCCGGCGCTGCCGAGATCCAGCGCTTCCCCCAAACCGCCGGACTGCCGCTCAAGCGCATTCGCGGACAAATCACTCGCCTGCCGCAAACCCCGCAGAGCCATGCGCTGAACACGGTGGTCTGTGCCGAAGGCTATGTTGCCCCGGCGCGTCTGGGCGAACACACCCTGGGCGCCAGTTTCGACTTCAAGAGCGATGACCTGACGCCGACCACAGCCGAGCACTTGGGCAATCTGACCATGCTCGAAGAGATCTCCCACGATCTGGTCACGCGTCTGCAGATCGACAAACTGGACCCCGAAAGCCTTCAGGGTCGCGCCGCCTTTCGCTGCACCAGCCCCGACTATCTGCCGATCGTCGGCCCCCTGGCAGACAGCGATGCATTTACCCAGGCCTATGCCGCGCTGAGCAAGGACGCCCGACAGGTGCCGGACGTCGAATGCCCGTGGCTGGACGGCTTGTACATCAATAGCGGCCACGGCTCGCGCGGCTTGATCACCGCTCCGCTGTCCGGGGAACTGCTGGCGGCCTGGCTGGATGACGAACCCCTGCCACTGCCCAGAAGCGTGGCTGAAGCCTGCCATCCCAACCGGTTTGCCTTGCGGCGCCTGATTCGCCGAACCAACGCCTGA
- a CDS encoding lysis system i-spanin subunit Rz translates to MSPATLKVALAGALLLLLATAGGVWKVQDWRYGKQLAEQSGAHQADLTAISNAAAAQQRTEQDKRLALEQRLAASDQTHHEALTNAQKDQARLRDRLATSDLRLSVLLAEDSTGGCSMSAATGAGGVVHGGARARLDPAHAQRIIGITDEGDRGLIALQACQAYVREVSH, encoded by the coding sequence ATGAGTCCGGCAACGCTGAAGGTCGCGCTGGCTGGCGCCCTACTTCTCTTGCTGGCCACAGCCGGCGGAGTCTGGAAGGTGCAGGACTGGCGCTACGGCAAGCAGTTGGCCGAGCAGTCCGGCGCGCACCAGGCTGACCTGACCGCAATCAGCAATGCGGCGGCGGCACAGCAACGCACCGAACAGGACAAACGCCTGGCGCTCGAGCAGCGCCTGGCGGCCAGCGACCAAACTCACCATGAGGCTTTGACCAATGCTCAAAAAGACCAAGCTCGCCTGCGCGATCGCCTTGCCACTTCTGATCTGCGGCTGTCAGTCCTCCTCGCCGAAGATTCAACCGGTGGCTGTTCAATGTCAGCCGCCACCGGCGCCGGCGGCGTGGTTCATGGAGGAGCGCGCGCCCGACTTGACCCAGCGCATGCTCAACGAATTATCGGCATCACCGACGAAGGCGACCGGGGACTGATCGCGTTGCAAGCGTGCCAGGCCTATGTCAGAGAAGTGAGCCACTGA
- a CDS encoding thiolase family protein gives MREVVIVDSVRTGLAKSFRGKFNMTRPDDMAAHCVNALLKRTGIDPASVEDCIVGAGSNEGAQGYNIGRNVAVLSQLGIGTAGMTLNRFCSSGLQAIAIAANQIASGCSDIIVAGGVESISLTMKSVNTDNLINPLLKEQVPGIYFPMGQTAEIVARRYSVSREEQDLYALQSQQRTAQAQAAGLFDDEIAPMAVKYRVEDKATGQVQIVEGVVDRDDCNRPDTSLQSLAALNPVFAEDGSVTAGNSSQLSDGASMTLVMSLEKALELGLKPKAFFRGFAVAGCAPDEMGIGPVFSVPKLLKAKGLRIADIDLWELNEAFASQCLYARNRLEIDNDKYNVNGGSISIGHPFGMTGSRQVGHLVRELQRRNLRYGIVTMCVGGGMGATGLFEAVR, from the coding sequence ATGCGTGAAGTGGTGATCGTCGACAGCGTGCGGACTGGCCTGGCCAAATCCTTTCGCGGCAAATTCAACATGACCCGTCCCGACGACATGGCGGCTCACTGTGTCAACGCCTTGTTGAAACGCACGGGTATCGACCCGGCCAGCGTCGAGGACTGCATCGTCGGCGCCGGTTCCAACGAAGGTGCCCAGGGCTACAACATCGGTCGCAATGTCGCCGTGCTGTCGCAACTGGGTATCGGCACCGCCGGCATGACCCTCAACCGCTTCTGTTCGTCGGGCTTGCAGGCGATCGCCATCGCCGCCAACCAGATCGCTTCGGGCTGCAGCGATATCATCGTGGCCGGTGGCGTCGAGTCGATCAGCCTGACCATGAAAAGCGTCAACACGGACAACCTGATCAACCCGCTGCTCAAGGAGCAGGTGCCGGGTATCTATTTTCCAATGGGCCAGACTGCGGAAATCGTCGCTCGCCGTTACAGCGTCAGCCGCGAAGAGCAGGACCTGTATGCCCTGCAAAGCCAGCAACGTACGGCTCAGGCCCAGGCCGCCGGGCTGTTCGACGATGAAATCGCGCCGATGGCAGTGAAATATCGCGTTGAAGACAAGGCCACCGGTCAGGTGCAGATCGTTGAGGGGGTGGTGGATCGCGATGACTGCAACCGACCCGACACCTCGCTGCAAAGTCTGGCTGCTCTGAACCCGGTGTTTGCCGAGGACGGCTCGGTGACGGCCGGCAACTCTTCGCAGTTGTCTGACGGAGCGTCCATGACCTTGGTAATGAGCCTGGAAAAGGCCCTTGAACTGGGGCTCAAGCCGAAAGCGTTCTTCCGGGGTTTTGCCGTGGCCGGATGCGCGCCGGATGAAATGGGCATTGGCCCGGTGTTTTCGGTGCCCAAGCTGCTCAAGGCAAAAGGCTTGCGGATCGCCGACATCGACCTGTGGGAGCTCAATGAAGCGTTCGCCTCGCAGTGCCTGTACGCGCGTAATCGCCTGGAAATCGATAACGACAAATACAACGTCAATGGCGGCTCGATTTCCATCGGCCATCCCTTCGGTATGACCGGATCGCGTCAGGTGGGTCACCTCGTTCGCGAGTTGCAGCGACGTAACCTGCGCTACGGCATCGTCACCATGTGCGTGGGCGGCGGGATGGGGGCTACCGGATTGTTCGAGGCCGTGCGTTAA
- a CDS encoding glycoside hydrolase family 19 protein, which yields MPITAQQLLQILPNAGAKAGVFVPVLNTAMGRFQIIGSKRVAAFIAQIGHESGQLVYVREIWGPTPAQAKYEGRKDLGNTVPGDGFKYRGRGLIQITGRANYAACGEALALDLINQPELLEQPKNACLSAAWFWAVNGLNTLADAGDFEKITRRINGGLNGQADRLKLWSKATAVLA from the coding sequence ATGCCAATCACCGCGCAGCAACTGCTGCAGATCCTCCCGAACGCCGGCGCCAAAGCCGGCGTTTTTGTTCCTGTCCTCAATACCGCGATGGGACGGTTCCAGATTATCGGCTCCAAACGAGTGGCCGCGTTCATTGCCCAGATCGGACATGAGTCCGGCCAGTTGGTCTACGTCCGGGAGATCTGGGGGCCGACTCCAGCCCAGGCCAAGTACGAAGGTCGCAAGGACTTGGGCAACACCGTCCCGGGCGATGGCTTCAAGTATCGCGGGCGCGGCCTGATCCAGATCACCGGACGGGCAAACTATGCGGCGTGCGGCGAAGCCCTGGCCCTCGACCTGATCAATCAGCCAGAGCTGTTGGAGCAGCCGAAGAACGCCTGCCTGTCTGCGGCATGGTTCTGGGCAGTCAATGGGCTGAATACCCTGGCTGATGCCGGCGACTTCGAAAAGATCACGCGTCGGATCAATGGCGGGCTCAATGGCCAGGCTGATCGGCTGAAGCTTTGGAGCAAGGCGACGGCGGTGCTGGCATGA
- a CDS encoding DMT family transporter has protein sequence MHISSGRWVYGLFLALLTALLWGILPIKLKQVLLVMDPVTVTWFRLMVSGGCLFIYLAATRRLPSRRALGPRGGWLVLMAVLGLVGNYVLYLMGLNLLSPGTAQLVVQMGPIMLLIASVFVFKERFSLGQGIGLLVLLVGFALFFNQRLSELLTSLTDYTAGVLMVLLASTVWTFYALGQKQLLTVWNSLQVMMVIYLFCGLLLTPWVHPLEALQLNPLQGWLLLACCMNTLIAYGAFAEALAHWEASRVSATLAITPLVTFGAVALAALWWPEYVHAETINGLGYGGAVLVVLGSALVALGPSLIAGLKARKVLMAAS, from the coding sequence ATGCACATTTCATCGGGTCGCTGGGTTTACGGTCTGTTCCTGGCCTTGTTGACCGCGTTGCTGTGGGGAATCCTGCCGATCAAGCTCAAGCAGGTATTGCTGGTGATGGACCCGGTCACGGTGACCTGGTTTCGCCTGATGGTGTCCGGTGGCTGCCTGTTCATCTACCTGGCGGCGACCCGGCGTTTGCCCAGTCGCCGAGCGCTCGGCCCGCGCGGTGGCTGGCTGGTGTTGATGGCGGTGCTCGGGCTGGTGGGCAACTACGTGTTGTATTTGATGGGCCTGAACCTGCTCAGCCCCGGCACCGCGCAACTGGTGGTGCAGATGGGGCCGATTATGTTGCTGATCGCCAGTGTGTTCGTGTTCAAGGAGCGCTTCAGCCTGGGGCAAGGGATTGGCTTGCTGGTGCTGCTGGTCGGTTTCGCCCTGTTTTTCAATCAACGCTTGAGTGAGCTGCTGACCTCCTTGACCGATTACACCGCCGGCGTGCTGATGGTGCTGCTGGCGTCCACGGTCTGGACCTTTTATGCGCTGGGGCAAAAGCAATTGCTCACGGTGTGGAATTCGTTGCAGGTGATGATGGTGATCTACCTGTTCTGCGGATTATTGCTGACGCCTTGGGTGCATCCGCTCGAAGCGCTGCAATTGAACCCGCTGCAAGGCTGGCTGCTGCTGGCCTGCTGTATGAACACCCTGATTGCCTACGGCGCCTTTGCCGAAGCGTTGGCCCATTGGGAAGCATCCCGGGTCAGTGCGACCCTGGCGATTACACCTCTGGTGACCTTCGGTGCCGTGGCCCTGGCGGCCTTGTGGTGGCCCGAGTACGTGCATGCCGAGACGATCAATGGCCTGGGCTATGGCGGGGCGGTGCTGGTGGTGCTGGGGTCGGCGTTGGTGGCGTTGGGGCCTTCTCTGATTGCGGGACTCAAGGCACGGAAAGTGCTGATGGCAGCGAGCTAA